One Candidatus Afararchaeum irisae genomic window, AACACTAAACATATAGAAATCTTCGAGATTGAGTTTATCGTTTCCACTGATGCCAAAGTCAAACTCCAATGTAGTGGTACTTTCATTGGGTATCGTTATCCTCGGACTGAGGCTCTTAAAGTCACCAAGTCTATGTAGAGTTATATTTTCTGACCCGCCGTTGTACTGCATTTCCATACTGTCAAATGCTTCGTGGTTACCGCCCTGTGTATCTATATAGAACGGGAACCTGATCTGAGTTATCTCAACATCGACGTCTTTCTTGTTCCTTAAACGTACTTCTACAGGCTCCTTACTCCCGCCTTGGCTAACGGGCTCAACGTATGCCAGCGACACGTCTGTTTCCTGGTTCGGGTTTATCCTGTCGGTCGTCGCGTTACCTCCGCCGTCGCCACCGAGACCGCTAGCGTCGGTGTTGACTACATCGATGGAAAACGTGAGGTTTTCTCTCGATCTCGGGTCGAAGTCAGAGAGATCGTCAGGGTCGACGTCTATGCTCGCGTTGAGGCTCTCCTGTAGATTAGAACCGTCTATGTCGTCGGGTGCGGTGTACCTCACCGAGGCTCTTCCGTCGGTTCCCGTAGCATCCGACCCGGGCGATATGCTTCCCTCAGACACCCCGCCGAACTCGACCTCGACTCCGCTCACCGGGTTGTTGTACCTGTCTCTGACCTCGACCACCATATTTCTCGACGTGCCTTCGCCCACGTTGGTGTCCTCGGTCACTTGAGTTATGTAATGTTCATCCTCCTCGGTGTAGTCGTTGCCTATGCCTATCTTCGCCATCCTGAGGTTGTAGGTGACACCGTCGCCGTCTTTTTCTGAGACCATCTCGACGGTCAGAGTACCGTTGTCGACCGAGTAGCTGTGTACGTATCCGCCGCTCGACGCGAGTTCGGTCTGTAGTATATCGTCCCATCTCTCCTCCGACATCCGTGTGGGAACTTCGAGAGTCACGTTACCACCGGTCGAGTTGGTGACTGCTACGGTCTGGTGCGGCGCGCTGAGAGGTGTTATGTCGAGGTTGATCGATCCCTGTTCGGAGGTCATCAGGCTGCCGTTGAGTGCCAGAAGGGTTATACGCCGACCGCTTATTATGTTGGATCTTGAGACGAGTATGTCGGCTGAGTCAAACTCGTTGTAGACCACGGAGCCGTCGAAGACCGTATCCGGGGCGTTCTGGTAC contains:
- a CDS encoding Ig-like domain-containing protein encodes the protein MKSIEEGVSPIIGFILMFGILLLLLVTLQITAVPIWNENAEFSHSQRVQEDINTLQSDVESTAARGTESITTVEMGIDYPTRPFLINPPNPAGSIKTSPAANLSLQNVEAVKTETSDYWNGDERDFVTKSVEYEPDYNQYQNAPDTVFDGSVVYNEFDSADILVSRSNIISGRRITLLALNGSLMTSEQGSINLDITPLSAPHQTVAVTNSTGGNVTLEVPTRMSEERWDDILQTELASSGGYVHSYSVDNGTLTVEMVSEKDGDGVTYNLRMAKIGIGNDYTEEDEHYITQVTEDTNVGEGTSRNMVVEVRDRYNNPVSGVEVEFGGVSEGSISPGSDATGTDGRASVRYTAPDDIDGSNLQESLNASIDVDPDDLSDFDPRSRENLTFSIDVVNTDASGLGGDGGGNATTDRINPNQETDVSLAYVEPVSQGGSKEPVEVRLRNKKDVDVEITQIRFPFYIDTQGGNHEAFDSMEMQYNGGSENITLHRLGDFKSLSPRITIPNESTTTLEFDFGISGNDKLNLEDFYMFSVRIEWQKDGEKEAINSYFIAHPKS